One window of the Populus nigra chromosome 4, ddPopNigr1.1, whole genome shotgun sequence genome contains the following:
- the LOC133691636 gene encoding probable rhamnogalacturonate lyase B isoform X3 has protein sequence MLRNSSGFYSYAIFEHLADWPPFNLPQTRIVFQLRKDKFHYMVVADNRQRFMPLPDDRQPERGEPLDFPEAVLLVDPVEPEFKGEVDDKYQYSCENKDLHVHGWICFDPPTGFWQITPSSEFRSGGPLKQNLTSHVGPYTLAMFLSAHYAGEDLVLKLNPGEPWKKVFGPVFMYLNSVMDKDNALSLWDDAKEQYLKEVHCWPYSFPASEDFPCSDLRGKISGRLQVLDRYISHECIAANDAYVGLAPPGDVGSWQRECKGYQFWTKTDGDGSFCLGDIRTGDYNLYAWIPGFIGDYRNDTVITVTAGCEIDVGDLVYEPPRDGPTVWEIGIPDRSAAEFYIPDPNPKYINKLFINHPDRFRQYGLWERYADLYPDGDLVYKVGHSDYKKDWFFAQVNRKKDDGTLEGTTWQIKFKLDDVDQSGAFKLRLALATANVAELQVRINDPKIDPPHFSTGEIGHDNTIARHGVHGLYRLYNVDVPGTTLVEGENTVFLTQTPRTSPLQGIMYDYIRLEGPPPPDSKETL, from the exons ATGCTTAGGAATTCTTCAGGATTTTATTCCTATGCCATTTTTGAGCATTTAGCAGACTGGCCTCCCTTCAACCTCCCGCAAACCAGAATTGTCTTCCAGCTCAGAAAAGACAA GTTTCACTACATGGTCGTAGCAGACAACAGGCAAAGATTCATGCCACTTCCTGATGACAGGCAACCTGAAAGAGGTGAGCCCCTAGACTTTCCCGAAGCAGTCTTGCTTGTTGACCCAGTGGAGCCAGAGTTCAAAGGAGAG GTAGATGACAAGTATCAATACTCATGTGAGAACAAAGATCTCCATGTTCATGGGTGGATTTGCTTTGATCCACCCACGGGGTTCTGGCAAATCACACCTAGCAGTGAGTTCCGATCTGGTGGACCACTCAAGCAGAACCTTACCTCCCATGTTGGACCCTATACTCTCGCA ATGTTTCTCAGTGCTCATTATGCTGGAGAGGACCTTGTGCTAAAACTCAACCCAGGTGAACCGTGGAAGAAGGTTTTTGGACCAGTTTTTATGTATCTTAACTCTGTTATGGATAAAGATAATGCACTTTCCCTGTGGGATGATGCTAAAGAACAG TATTTGAAGGAAGTCCACTGTTGGCCGTACAGCTTCCCAGCTTCTGAAGATTTTCCATGCTCCGATCTACGTGGTAAAATCAGTGGCAGATTACAAGTCCTAGATAG GTATATAAGCCATGAATGCATAGCTGCTAATGATGCTTATGTGGGGCTAGCACCGCCAGGAGATGTTGGATCGTGGCAAAGAGAATGCAAG GGATACCAATTCTGGACCAAAACAGATGGGGACGGCTCTTTCTGTCTTGGCGATATACGCACTGGCGACTACAATCTTTATGCATGGATTCCTGGTTTCATCGGCGATTACCGTAATGATACTGTTATTACAGTAACTGCAG GTTGTGAAATCGATGTTGGTGATCTTGTATATGAACCTCCAAGAGATGGTCCAACAGTGTGGGAAATAGGCATACCTGATCGATCTGCTGCAGAGTTTTACATTCCTGATCCTAACCCAAAGTATATTAACAAACTTTTCATCAACCATCCTGACAG gttTAGACAGTATGGGCTGTGGGAAAGGTATGCTGATTTATATCCTGATGGGGATCTGGTATACAAAGTTGGTCACAGTGACTACAAGAAAGATTGGTTTTTCGCTCAAGTAAACAG GAAGAAAGATGACGGTACATTAGAAGGAACGACATGGCAAATCAAGTTCAAGCTGGACGATGTAGATCAAAGCGGCGCGTTCAAGTTACGATTGGCACTGGCAACAGCCAACGTTGCAGAACTGCAA gttcGGATAAACGATCCAAAAATAGATCCTCCCCATTTTTCAACCGGAGAAATTGGGCATGACAACACAATAGCAAGGCATGGAGTCCATGGCCTCTACCGCCTTTACAATGTAGATGTGCCAGGCACTACGCTTGTGGAAGGAGAAAATACCGTGTTTCTGACACAAACACCTAGAACCAGCCCTTTGCAGGGCATCATGTATGATTATATTCGCTTAGAAGGCCCTCCACCGCCTGATTCCAAGGAGACactttga
- the LOC133691636 gene encoding probable rhamnogalacturonate lyase B isoform X1, with protein sequence MSTPRVQLLIEDQHVVMDNGILQVTLSNPGGIVTGIQYNGIDNLLEVLDLETNRGYWDLVWSQAGSTGTTGTFDVFEGTTFRVIVENEEQVEISFTRTWDPSLEGKFVSLNLDKRFIMLRNSSGFYSYAIFEHLADWPPFNLPQTRIVFQLRKDKFHYMVVADNRQRFMPLPDDRQPERGEPLDFPEAVLLVDPVEPEFKGEVDDKYQYSCENKDLHVHGWICFDPPTGFWQITPSSEFRSGGPLKQNLTSHVGPYTLAMFLSAHYAGEDLVLKLNPGEPWKKVFGPVFMYLNSVMDKDNALSLWDDAKEQYLKEVHCWPYSFPASEDFPCSDLRGKISGRLQVLDRYISHECIAANDAYVGLAPPGDVGSWQRECKGYQFWTKTDGDGSFCLGDIRTGDYNLYAWIPGFIGDYRNDTVITVTAGCEIDVGDLVYEPPRDGPTVWEIGIPDRSAAEFYIPDPNPKYINKLFINHPDRFRQYGLWERYADLYPDGDLVYKVGHSDYKKDWFFAQVNRKKDDGTLEGTTWQIKFKLDDVDQSGAFKLRLALATANVAELQVRINDPKIDPPHFSTGEIGHDNTIARHGVHGLYRLYNVDVPGTTLVEGENTVFLTQTPRTSPLQGIMYDYIRLEGPPPPDSKETL encoded by the exons ATGTCAACTCCAAGGGTGCAGTTGCTCATTGAAGATCAGCAT GTGGTTATGGATAACGGCATTCTTCAAGTCACACTATCAAACCCAGGAGGAATCGTTACCGGCATTCAGTATAATGGTATAGACAATTTGCTTGAAGTTCTTGACTTGGAAACTAACAGAGG ATATTGGGACCTTGTTTGGAGTCAAGCAGGAAGCACAGGAACAACAGGAACTTTTGACGT GTTTGAAGGAACAACTTTTAGGGTTATAGTGGAAAATGAAGAGCAAGTAGAAATCTCATTCACAAGAACATGGGATCCCTCCCTTGAAGGCAAATTCGTTTCCTTAAACTTGGACAAAAG GTTCATAATGCTTAGGAATTCTTCAGGATTTTATTCCTATGCCATTTTTGAGCATTTAGCAGACTGGCCTCCCTTCAACCTCCCGCAAACCAGAATTGTCTTCCAGCTCAGAAAAGACAA GTTTCACTACATGGTCGTAGCAGACAACAGGCAAAGATTCATGCCACTTCCTGATGACAGGCAACCTGAAAGAGGTGAGCCCCTAGACTTTCCCGAAGCAGTCTTGCTTGTTGACCCAGTGGAGCCAGAGTTCAAAGGAGAG GTAGATGACAAGTATCAATACTCATGTGAGAACAAAGATCTCCATGTTCATGGGTGGATTTGCTTTGATCCACCCACGGGGTTCTGGCAAATCACACCTAGCAGTGAGTTCCGATCTGGTGGACCACTCAAGCAGAACCTTACCTCCCATGTTGGACCCTATACTCTCGCA ATGTTTCTCAGTGCTCATTATGCTGGAGAGGACCTTGTGCTAAAACTCAACCCAGGTGAACCGTGGAAGAAGGTTTTTGGACCAGTTTTTATGTATCTTAACTCTGTTATGGATAAAGATAATGCACTTTCCCTGTGGGATGATGCTAAAGAACAG TATTTGAAGGAAGTCCACTGTTGGCCGTACAGCTTCCCAGCTTCTGAAGATTTTCCATGCTCCGATCTACGTGGTAAAATCAGTGGCAGATTACAAGTCCTAGATAG GTATATAAGCCATGAATGCATAGCTGCTAATGATGCTTATGTGGGGCTAGCACCGCCAGGAGATGTTGGATCGTGGCAAAGAGAATGCAAG GGATACCAATTCTGGACCAAAACAGATGGGGACGGCTCTTTCTGTCTTGGCGATATACGCACTGGCGACTACAATCTTTATGCATGGATTCCTGGTTTCATCGGCGATTACCGTAATGATACTGTTATTACAGTAACTGCAG GTTGTGAAATCGATGTTGGTGATCTTGTATATGAACCTCCAAGAGATGGTCCAACAGTGTGGGAAATAGGCATACCTGATCGATCTGCTGCAGAGTTTTACATTCCTGATCCTAACCCAAAGTATATTAACAAACTTTTCATCAACCATCCTGACAG gttTAGACAGTATGGGCTGTGGGAAAGGTATGCTGATTTATATCCTGATGGGGATCTGGTATACAAAGTTGGTCACAGTGACTACAAGAAAGATTGGTTTTTCGCTCAAGTAAACAG GAAGAAAGATGACGGTACATTAGAAGGAACGACATGGCAAATCAAGTTCAAGCTGGACGATGTAGATCAAAGCGGCGCGTTCAAGTTACGATTGGCACTGGCAACAGCCAACGTTGCAGAACTGCAA gttcGGATAAACGATCCAAAAATAGATCCTCCCCATTTTTCAACCGGAGAAATTGGGCATGACAACACAATAGCAAGGCATGGAGTCCATGGCCTCTACCGCCTTTACAATGTAGATGTGCCAGGCACTACGCTTGTGGAAGGAGAAAATACCGTGTTTCTGACACAAACACCTAGAACCAGCCCTTTGCAGGGCATCATGTATGATTATATTCGCTTAGAAGGCCCTCCACCGCCTGATTCCAAGGAGACactttga
- the LOC133691798 gene encoding probable rhamnogalacturonate lyase B isoform X1 yields MSNQGVQLHIQERHVVMDNGILQVTLSKPEGIVTGIQYNGISNLLEVLNDESNRGYWDLVWSKEGSTGTTGTSDALVPKCYSYLSSSSYVPPFRIKGESFRVVVENEEQVEISFTRMWDPSLEGKLAPLNIDKRFIMLRNSSGFYSYAIYEHFKEWPAFNLPQTRIVFKLRKDKFHYMAVADNRQRCMPLPEDRLPKRGEPLAYPEAVLLVNPVEAEFKGEVDDKYQYSCENKDLQVHGWICFNPPVGFWQITPSNEFRSGGPLKQNLSSHVGPISLAMFLSAHYSGEDMVLKLKPGEPWKKVFGPVFIYLNTLLDDENEPHWLWEDAKEQMLIEVQNWPYSFPASEDFPSSEQRGCVNGRLQVQDRFISDYCIPGNGAYVGLAPPGDIGSWQRECKGYQFWTKADPEGYFSINDIRTGDYNLYAWIPGFIGDYRNDEVITITPGCDLDLGDVIYKPPRDGPTLWEIGIPNRSAAEFYVPDPDPKYINELYVNHPDRFRQYGLWERYADLYPDEDLVYTVGTSDYAKDWFFAQVTRKKDDNSYQGTTWQIKFKLDNVQNSGSYKLRLALATANVAELQVRINSLETNPWSTGVIGHDNTITRHGIHGLYWLYNIEVPGSELVEEDNTIFLTQTMATSPFQGIMYDYIRLEGPPSSNSDN; encoded by the exons ATGTCAAACCAAGGGGTGCAGTTGCATATCCAAGAACGTCAT GTGGTGATGGATAATGGCATACTCCAAGTCACATTATCCAAACCAGAGGGAATTGTCACTGGAATACAATATAATGGCATCAGCAATTTACTTGAAGTTCTCAATGATGAATCCAATAGAGG ATATTGGGATCTTGTATGGAGTAAAGAAGGAAGCACAGGAACCACGGGAACATCCGATGC TTTGGTACCAAAATGTTATAGTTACCTCAGTTCTTCCTCGTATGTGCCACCATTCAGGATTAAAGGAGAAAGTTTTAGAGTGGTGGTAGAAAATGAGGAACAAGTAGAAATCTCATTCACTAGAATGTGGGATCCTTCACTAGAGGGCAAGCTTGCTCCCCTGAACATAGACAAGAG GTTTATTATGCTTCGTAATTCCTCTGGCTTCTACTCCTATGCCATTTATGAGCACTTCAAGGAATGGCCCGCTTTCAACCTTCCCCAGACCAGGATTGTATTCAAGCTTAGGAAGGACAA GTTTCACTACATGGCAGTGGCCGATAACAGGCAAAGATGCATGCCATTACCAGAGGACCGGTTACCAAAAAGAGGCGAACCCCTTGCTTACCCTGAAGCCGTCCTACTTGTCAATCCTGTGGAGGCTGAATTCAAGGGAGAG GTGGATGATAAATACCAATACTCATGCGAAAATAAAGATCTTCAGGTTCATGGATGGATATGCTTCAACCCCCCCGTTGGATTCTGGCAAATCACACCCAGCAATGAGTTCCGATCTGGAGGACCTCTAAAGCAAAACCTTAGCTCTCATGTTGGTCCCATCAGTCTTGCT ATGTTTCTTAGTGCCCATTATTCAGGGGAGGATATGGTGCTGAAACTAAAACCGGGTGAGCCATGGAAGAAAGTTTTTGGCCCTGTTTTTATCTATCTCAATACTTTGTTGGATGATGAAAATGAACCACATTGGCTATGGGAGGATGCCAAGGAACAG ATGTTAATTGAAGTTCAGAATTGGCCCTATAGTTTCCCCGCTTCAGAGGATTTTCCATCATCAGAACAACGTGGTTGCGTCAATGGTCGATTACAAGTTCAAGACAG GTTTATTAGTGATTACTGTATACCAGGCAATGGTGCCTATGTGGGGTTGGCACCTCCAGGAGATATTGGATCATGGCAAAGAGAATGCAAG GGCTATCAGTTCTGGACTAAGGCAGATCCAGAAGGATATTTTTCCATTAACGATATAAGAACTGGTGACTATAATCTTTATGCATGGATTCCTGGTTTTATTGGAGATTACCGAAATGATGAAGTTATTACCATAACACCAG GTTGTGATCTGGACTTGGGTGATGTTATATACAAGCCCCCGAGAGATGGCCCTACATTGTGGGAAATAGGCATACCGAACCGTTCTGCCGCAGAATTCTACGTTCCTGACCCCGATCCTAAGTATATCAATGAACTTTATGTCAACCACCCTGACAG gTTCAGGCAGTACGGATTATGGGAAAGGTATGCAGATTTATACCCTGATGAAGATTTGGTTTACACGGTTGGTACAAGTGACTACGCAAAAGATTGGTTCTTCGCTCAAGTTACAAG GAAGAAAGATGACAATTCATATCAAGGAACTACATGGCAGATCAAGTTCAAACTTGACAATGTACAAAACAGTGGATCATACAAACTACGATTAGCACTTGCAACTGCAAATGTTGCTGAATTGCAG GTTCGCATCAATAGTCTAGAAACAAATCCATGGTCAACTGGAGTAATTGGGCATGACAACACAATTACGAGACATGGAATTCATGGACTCTATTGGCTTTACAACATAGAAGTGCCAGGTTCTGAGCTCGTGGAAGAGGATAATACTATTTTCTTGACTCAAACTATGGCCACAAGCCCTTTCCAAGGAATCATGTATGACTACATACGTTTAGAAGGCCCCCCATCTTCTAATTCTGACAACTAA
- the LOC133691798 gene encoding probable rhamnogalacturonate lyase B isoform X2 has product MSNQGVQLHIQERHVVMDNGILQVTLSKPEGIVTGIQYNGISNLLEVLNDESNRGYWDLVWSKEGSTGTTGTSDAIKGESFRVVVENEEQVEISFTRMWDPSLEGKLAPLNIDKRFIMLRNSSGFYSYAIYEHFKEWPAFNLPQTRIVFKLRKDKFHYMAVADNRQRCMPLPEDRLPKRGEPLAYPEAVLLVNPVEAEFKGEVDDKYQYSCENKDLQVHGWICFNPPVGFWQITPSNEFRSGGPLKQNLSSHVGPISLAMFLSAHYSGEDMVLKLKPGEPWKKVFGPVFIYLNTLLDDENEPHWLWEDAKEQMLIEVQNWPYSFPASEDFPSSEQRGCVNGRLQVQDRFISDYCIPGNGAYVGLAPPGDIGSWQRECKGYQFWTKADPEGYFSINDIRTGDYNLYAWIPGFIGDYRNDEVITITPGCDLDLGDVIYKPPRDGPTLWEIGIPNRSAAEFYVPDPDPKYINELYVNHPDRFRQYGLWERYADLYPDEDLVYTVGTSDYAKDWFFAQVTRKKDDNSYQGTTWQIKFKLDNVQNSGSYKLRLALATANVAELQVRINSLETNPWSTGVIGHDNTITRHGIHGLYWLYNIEVPGSELVEEDNTIFLTQTMATSPFQGIMYDYIRLEGPPSSNSDN; this is encoded by the exons ATGTCAAACCAAGGGGTGCAGTTGCATATCCAAGAACGTCAT GTGGTGATGGATAATGGCATACTCCAAGTCACATTATCCAAACCAGAGGGAATTGTCACTGGAATACAATATAATGGCATCAGCAATTTACTTGAAGTTCTCAATGATGAATCCAATAGAGG ATATTGGGATCTTGTATGGAGTAAAGAAGGAAGCACAGGAACCACGGGAACATCCGATGC GATTAAAGGAGAAAGTTTTAGAGTGGTGGTAGAAAATGAGGAACAAGTAGAAATCTCATTCACTAGAATGTGGGATCCTTCACTAGAGGGCAAGCTTGCTCCCCTGAACATAGACAAGAG GTTTATTATGCTTCGTAATTCCTCTGGCTTCTACTCCTATGCCATTTATGAGCACTTCAAGGAATGGCCCGCTTTCAACCTTCCCCAGACCAGGATTGTATTCAAGCTTAGGAAGGACAA GTTTCACTACATGGCAGTGGCCGATAACAGGCAAAGATGCATGCCATTACCAGAGGACCGGTTACCAAAAAGAGGCGAACCCCTTGCTTACCCTGAAGCCGTCCTACTTGTCAATCCTGTGGAGGCTGAATTCAAGGGAGAG GTGGATGATAAATACCAATACTCATGCGAAAATAAAGATCTTCAGGTTCATGGATGGATATGCTTCAACCCCCCCGTTGGATTCTGGCAAATCACACCCAGCAATGAGTTCCGATCTGGAGGACCTCTAAAGCAAAACCTTAGCTCTCATGTTGGTCCCATCAGTCTTGCT ATGTTTCTTAGTGCCCATTATTCAGGGGAGGATATGGTGCTGAAACTAAAACCGGGTGAGCCATGGAAGAAAGTTTTTGGCCCTGTTTTTATCTATCTCAATACTTTGTTGGATGATGAAAATGAACCACATTGGCTATGGGAGGATGCCAAGGAACAG ATGTTAATTGAAGTTCAGAATTGGCCCTATAGTTTCCCCGCTTCAGAGGATTTTCCATCATCAGAACAACGTGGTTGCGTCAATGGTCGATTACAAGTTCAAGACAG GTTTATTAGTGATTACTGTATACCAGGCAATGGTGCCTATGTGGGGTTGGCACCTCCAGGAGATATTGGATCATGGCAAAGAGAATGCAAG GGCTATCAGTTCTGGACTAAGGCAGATCCAGAAGGATATTTTTCCATTAACGATATAAGAACTGGTGACTATAATCTTTATGCATGGATTCCTGGTTTTATTGGAGATTACCGAAATGATGAAGTTATTACCATAACACCAG GTTGTGATCTGGACTTGGGTGATGTTATATACAAGCCCCCGAGAGATGGCCCTACATTGTGGGAAATAGGCATACCGAACCGTTCTGCCGCAGAATTCTACGTTCCTGACCCCGATCCTAAGTATATCAATGAACTTTATGTCAACCACCCTGACAG gTTCAGGCAGTACGGATTATGGGAAAGGTATGCAGATTTATACCCTGATGAAGATTTGGTTTACACGGTTGGTACAAGTGACTACGCAAAAGATTGGTTCTTCGCTCAAGTTACAAG GAAGAAAGATGACAATTCATATCAAGGAACTACATGGCAGATCAAGTTCAAACTTGACAATGTACAAAACAGTGGATCATACAAACTACGATTAGCACTTGCAACTGCAAATGTTGCTGAATTGCAG GTTCGCATCAATAGTCTAGAAACAAATCCATGGTCAACTGGAGTAATTGGGCATGACAACACAATTACGAGACATGGAATTCATGGACTCTATTGGCTTTACAACATAGAAGTGCCAGGTTCTGAGCTCGTGGAAGAGGATAATACTATTTTCTTGACTCAAACTATGGCCACAAGCCCTTTCCAAGGAATCATGTATGACTACATACGTTTAGAAGGCCCCCCATCTTCTAATTCTGACAACTAA
- the LOC133691636 gene encoding probable rhamnogalacturonate lyase B isoform X2, with protein MSTPRVQLLIEDQHVVMDNGILQVTLSNPGGIVTGIQYNGIDNLLEVLDLETNRGYWDLVWSQAGSTGTTGTFDVFEGTTFRVIVENEEQVEISFTRTWDPSLEGKFVSLNLDKRFIMLRNSSGFYSYAIFEHLADWPPFNLPQTRIVFQLRKDKFHYMVVADNRQRFMPLPDDRQPERGEPLDFPEAVLLVDPVEPEFKGEVDDKYQYSCENKDLHVHGWICFDPPTGFWQITPSSEFRSGGPLKQNLTSHVGPYTLAYLKEVHCWPYSFPASEDFPCSDLRGKISGRLQVLDRYISHECIAANDAYVGLAPPGDVGSWQRECKGYQFWTKTDGDGSFCLGDIRTGDYNLYAWIPGFIGDYRNDTVITVTAGCEIDVGDLVYEPPRDGPTVWEIGIPDRSAAEFYIPDPNPKYINKLFINHPDRFRQYGLWERYADLYPDGDLVYKVGHSDYKKDWFFAQVNRKKDDGTLEGTTWQIKFKLDDVDQSGAFKLRLALATANVAELQVRINDPKIDPPHFSTGEIGHDNTIARHGVHGLYRLYNVDVPGTTLVEGENTVFLTQTPRTSPLQGIMYDYIRLEGPPPPDSKETL; from the exons ATGTCAACTCCAAGGGTGCAGTTGCTCATTGAAGATCAGCAT GTGGTTATGGATAACGGCATTCTTCAAGTCACACTATCAAACCCAGGAGGAATCGTTACCGGCATTCAGTATAATGGTATAGACAATTTGCTTGAAGTTCTTGACTTGGAAACTAACAGAGG ATATTGGGACCTTGTTTGGAGTCAAGCAGGAAGCACAGGAACAACAGGAACTTTTGACGT GTTTGAAGGAACAACTTTTAGGGTTATAGTGGAAAATGAAGAGCAAGTAGAAATCTCATTCACAAGAACATGGGATCCCTCCCTTGAAGGCAAATTCGTTTCCTTAAACTTGGACAAAAG GTTCATAATGCTTAGGAATTCTTCAGGATTTTATTCCTATGCCATTTTTGAGCATTTAGCAGACTGGCCTCCCTTCAACCTCCCGCAAACCAGAATTGTCTTCCAGCTCAGAAAAGACAA GTTTCACTACATGGTCGTAGCAGACAACAGGCAAAGATTCATGCCACTTCCTGATGACAGGCAACCTGAAAGAGGTGAGCCCCTAGACTTTCCCGAAGCAGTCTTGCTTGTTGACCCAGTGGAGCCAGAGTTCAAAGGAGAG GTAGATGACAAGTATCAATACTCATGTGAGAACAAAGATCTCCATGTTCATGGGTGGATTTGCTTTGATCCACCCACGGGGTTCTGGCAAATCACACCTAGCAGTGAGTTCCGATCTGGTGGACCACTCAAGCAGAACCTTACCTCCCATGTTGGACCCTATACTCTCGCA TATTTGAAGGAAGTCCACTGTTGGCCGTACAGCTTCCCAGCTTCTGAAGATTTTCCATGCTCCGATCTACGTGGTAAAATCAGTGGCAGATTACAAGTCCTAGATAG GTATATAAGCCATGAATGCATAGCTGCTAATGATGCTTATGTGGGGCTAGCACCGCCAGGAGATGTTGGATCGTGGCAAAGAGAATGCAAG GGATACCAATTCTGGACCAAAACAGATGGGGACGGCTCTTTCTGTCTTGGCGATATACGCACTGGCGACTACAATCTTTATGCATGGATTCCTGGTTTCATCGGCGATTACCGTAATGATACTGTTATTACAGTAACTGCAG GTTGTGAAATCGATGTTGGTGATCTTGTATATGAACCTCCAAGAGATGGTCCAACAGTGTGGGAAATAGGCATACCTGATCGATCTGCTGCAGAGTTTTACATTCCTGATCCTAACCCAAAGTATATTAACAAACTTTTCATCAACCATCCTGACAG gttTAGACAGTATGGGCTGTGGGAAAGGTATGCTGATTTATATCCTGATGGGGATCTGGTATACAAAGTTGGTCACAGTGACTACAAGAAAGATTGGTTTTTCGCTCAAGTAAACAG GAAGAAAGATGACGGTACATTAGAAGGAACGACATGGCAAATCAAGTTCAAGCTGGACGATGTAGATCAAAGCGGCGCGTTCAAGTTACGATTGGCACTGGCAACAGCCAACGTTGCAGAACTGCAA gttcGGATAAACGATCCAAAAATAGATCCTCCCCATTTTTCAACCGGAGAAATTGGGCATGACAACACAATAGCAAGGCATGGAGTCCATGGCCTCTACCGCCTTTACAATGTAGATGTGCCAGGCACTACGCTTGTGGAAGGAGAAAATACCGTGTTTCTGACACAAACACCTAGAACCAGCCCTTTGCAGGGCATCATGTATGATTATATTCGCTTAGAAGGCCCTCCACCGCCTGATTCCAAGGAGACactttga